The following is a genomic window from Syntrophorhabdales bacterium.
GAAGAAGCTTCGATCCTCTAGTGTACCGGCTGGATTCTTGCCGGCGCTCTTCGAAATTCACATCAGTCGTCGGGCGCCGAAGACAGGAGAACTACGAGGTGTACTTCTTGTCTAAGCTATCGCGAAAACCTTTAGATGCACTTACGGGGAAGGCGGAGATAGCAGTCCCTCACCGCAAGGAATTGGGAGCGCGATTACTTGCAGCAAATCATCATTGGTAGCGGAACTCTCAGTGTGACGGCCTCGGCCGGGCACTCTGCCACGCATGCGCCGCAATGCCAGCACTCATCCGCATAAACAGCAGAAGGCAGCTCATTCTTTGCCGTCATCACAAAAACATCACTTTGACACACGTCCACGCAAGCACCGCAGCGGGTGCAGATCTTCTCGTCTATAAGCGGTGGCATACGCTCCTCCTCAACGTTCTACCTCTCTCCATTCCATCACAGGCCCGCTCTCGCCTTTTTTCACCATGAGCAGCTTCTCAAGCAAAGGGTTCGTGAACGGATAATCAGTACGCACATGTCCCGCTCTCGTCTCCTTCCTTTCCAGAGCGGCAAGAAACAGAAGCTCCGCAAGATCAGCAAGGTTCACTATTTCGAGGCTCCTCGCCAACTCGTGTTGGTCGCGAGCCGTAAGGGCCGTAGCTATCTTTTGCTTGAGCCTGCGCAGGTGCGTGAGCCCGGCTGAGAGCAAGGTTTCTGACCGTATCGGGCCTGCATAATC
Proteins encoded in this region:
- a CDS encoding ferredoxin family protein, with protein sequence MPPLIDEKICTRCGACVDVCQSDVFVMTAKNELPSAVYADECWHCGACVAECPAEAVTLRVPLPMMICCK